A genomic stretch from Acropora palmata chromosome 13, jaAcrPala1.3, whole genome shotgun sequence includes:
- the LOC141862957 gene encoding uncharacterized protein LOC141862957, whose amino-acid sequence MDSAKPNFHTTKLLTTSWDLVDHYVLVVMFAVSVALVGLQTTQDRLICIPAVNCSNFPKNDSVVRRWSGFSDVLESCNQSASSIVLTKMSDRRYYDYIDKECYKKMHWYSAHYSLISLAKAVILLAISNFWKKHPKGARVLAHCEHLLLEFTKGDILVPKDKEGQQQIQEQQQQQTEQKQAEQKLLKRLKAFEQCYSQKITKFNSSSVTGHYRLRGVVGTIVTIIALLVHAMYSSLSTGFTQCHLDGHVAFSTKHRFFQCTRSMELYFKVGSILHFVLLGLHLFFVFVSFVWSLIGERWGPVYTITSEKRKPRPLTSDGDAASAEGCLLLRCCLSAESSSGPESNGTELTSLTHHKDAPAPSSGHESTAHAIESTLRTFTGDAAFLFHFIHKSNYSFLITVIRYLLEKEEKKRKA is encoded by the coding sequence ATGGATTCGGCAAAGCCAAATTTCCATACGACGAAACTGCTGACAACCTCGTGGGATCTCGTCGATCATTACGTCCTGGTGGTTATGTTTGCAGTTTCGGTGGCATTGGTTGGCTTACAAACCACCCAAGATCGTCTGATATGCATTCCCGCTGTTAATTGCTCAAACTTCCCAAAGAATGACTCAGTTGTGCGCAGGTGGAGTGGATTTAGCGATGTTTTAGAGAGTTGTAATCAATCTGCATCCTCAATAGTCCTGACAAAGATGTCTGACCGACGGTACTACGATTACATTGACAAAGAATGCTACAAAAAGATGCATTGGTATTCGGCGCATTATTCGTTAATTTCCCTTGCCAAGGCTGTTATTTTGCTGGCCATTTCTAATTTCTGGAAGAAGCATCCAAAAGGTGCACGTGTCCTGGCTCATTGTGAACATCTGCTTTTGGAATTCACCAAAGGGGATATTTTAGTACCAAAAGATAAAGAAGGCCAACAACAGAttcaagaacaacaacaacaacaaacagaacaaaagCAGGCAGAACAAAAACTTCTCAAACGATTGAAAGCGTTTGAACAATGCTACAGCCAAAAGATTACTAAGTTCAATAGCAGTTCCGTAACAGGGCACTATAGATTGCGAGGTGTGGTGGGTACAATTGTTACAATTATTGCGTTACTTGTTCATGCAATGTACTCTTCGCTCAGCACTGGGTTTACTCAGTGTCATCTAGACGGTCATGTTGCCTTTTCCACAAAGCACAGGTTTTTCCAATGTACCCGTTCCATGGAATTGTACTTTAAAGTAGGTtcaattttacattttgttctCCTTggtttgcatttattttttgtttttgtttccttcgtGTGGAGTCTTATTGGTGAACGGTGGGGGCCAGTGTATACGATTACTTCTGAAAAGAGGAAACCTAGGCCTCTTACATCCGATGGAGATGCGGCTTCAGCCGAAGGGTGCTTACTTCTTCGATGCTGTTTATCTGCGGAGTCTTCGTCTGGGCCTGAAAGTAATGGTACAGAGCTAACAAGTCTTACTCACCATAAAGATGCCCCGGCGCCTTCGTCTGGGCATGAAAGTACTGCGCATGCTATAGAGAGCACACTTCGTACTTTCACTGGAGATGCGgcgtttttgtttcattttatacATAAATCGAATTATAGTTTCTTGATAACTGTAATCAGATACTTGcttgaaaaggaagaaaaaaaaaggaaagcatga